The following coding sequences are from one Cyprinus carpio isolate SPL01 chromosome A24, ASM1834038v1, whole genome shotgun sequence window:
- the LOC109058539 gene encoding suppressor of cytokine signaling 6-like: MKKISLKTIRKSLNIKGKEDGDFVMLQQPSLAAEFTKDDSLFGGCYTKGLVGCDLNGEDEKGHKNRSKSESLMGTLKRRLSTKQKSKVKGGSTAVGSGDDDDTFSSSSVPISFNEVKAQRPLRSSSLRSHHYSPSPWPFRPVGSEEACIKMEVKVKAMVHSPSPSPSLNGIRKEFHEIQLEGLFQDQSESLKDMETQSGNLHLNIEDHVPIGLTPQDYIQYTMPLNEGMYTDSSQSFCLDGPSPMEVVDQVESNSLHVDQGPDDHDLMPSDILMEQAVNGHLPGTPAIVLSNSRADTPLFSPTLSPLSSNGISRTLSGFNGADSHVVERVRHHLNFDPNSAPGVSRVYDSFQSSGPMVVTSLTEELKKLAKQGWYWGPITRWEAEEKLINLQDGSFLVRDSSDDRYLLSLSFRSQGKTLHTRIEHSNGRFSFYEQPDVEGHTSIVDLIEHSIKDSENGAFCYSRSRLPGSAMYPVRLTNPVSRFMQVRSLQYLCRFVIRQYTRIDLIQKLPLPNKMKDYLQEKHY; encoded by the coding sequence ATGAAGAAGATCAGTCTGAAGACGATCAGAAAGTCACTTAACATAAAGGGCAAAGAAGATGGCGATTTCGTCATGCTCCAGCAGCCATCTTTAGCAGCCGAGTTCACCAAGGATGACTCTCTCTTCGGAGGCTGTTACACCAAAGGGCTGGTAGGTTGTGATCTTAATGGGGAGGATGAGAAGGGTCATAAGAACCGATCAAAAAGCGAGAGTCTTATGGGCACTCTAAAGAGGAGACTGTCTACCAAACAGAAATCAAAAGTCAAAGGAGGCTCCACCGCAGTAGGCTCTGGAGATGATGATGATACCTTCTCTTCTTCATCAGTCCCAATAAGCTTTAATGAAGTCAAAGCCCAGCGGCCCTTAAGGTCCTCGTCCCTCCGAAGCCATCATTACAGCCCTTCTCCATGGCCTTTCCGGCCAGTAGGCTCCGAAGAGGCTTGCATCAAGATGGAAGTGAAGGTTAAAGCTATGGTCCACTCCCCCAGTCCCAGTCCCTCCCTCAATGGCATCAGAAAGGAGTTCCATGAGATCCAATTAGAAGGTCTGTTCCAGGACCAGAGCGAGTCGTTGAAGGACATGGAGACTCAGAGTGGCAACTTGCATTTGAACATTGAGGATCACGTGCCTATTGGACTCACACCTCAGGACTACATCCAGTACACAATGCCTTTAAATGAGGGAATGTACACCGATTCATCCCAGTCCTTCTGCTTGGATGGTCCCTCGCCAATGGAAGTGGTCGATCAGGTCGAATCGAACTCATTGCACGTGGATCAGGGCCCGGATGACCATGATCTCATGCCATCGGACATCCTCATGGAGCAGGCGGTGAACGGACATCTTCCTGGTACTCCGGCGATTGTCCTTTCCAACTCCAGAGCCGACACACCTTTATTTTCTCCCACCCTGTCACCTCTTTCCAGCAACGGTATTTCAAGGACCCTCTCTGGTTTCAATGGTGCAGACTCTCATGTTGTCGAGAGAGTGAGGCACCACCTGAATTTTGACCCTAATTCCGCTCCCGGTGTTAGCAGGGTGTACGATTCTTTCCAAAGCAGCGGACCCATGGTTGTAACAAGCCTTACAGAGGAACTTAAAAAACTGGCAAAGCAGGGTTGGTACTGGGGACCTATAACTCGATGGGAGGCCGAGGAGAAGCTCATCAACCTTCAAGATGGCTCTTTTTTGGTGAGGGACAGTTCAGACGATCGCTATCTCCTCAGCCTGAGCTTTCGGTCGCAGGGAAAGACGCTTCACACCAGGATCGAACACTCGAATGGCAGATTCAGCTTTTACGAGCAGCCCGACGTAGAAGGTCACACTTCCATCGTAGATCTCATCGAGCACTCTATAAAAGACTCTGAAAACGGCGCGTTCTGTTACTCCAGATCCCGTCTGCCGGGGTCTGCCATGTACCCCGTTCGGCTGACCAATCCCGTGTCGCGGTTCATGCAAGTGCGTTCGCTGCAATATCTTTGCCGCTTTGTCATCCGACAGTACACACGGATAGATTTGATTCAGAAACTGCCTTtaccaaacaaaatgaaagattATTTGCAGGAGAAGCACTACTGA